In Papaver somniferum cultivar HN1 chromosome 1, ASM357369v1, whole genome shotgun sequence, a genomic segment contains:
- the LOC113272732 gene encoding uncharacterized protein LOC113272732 — MNSYGSLPEYKLKAHIPNFHGGLQIEELLDWFYEVESFFNFIDVPDSSKVKLVTYKLKGGDAAWWDKLCDDRRKLSQTSLTQGARLVEEYIAELYSLVARNQLNESKEQWVARFIEGLNRLIQQGMTQSVYTMVESIQKSIKIERRVLHISRQASPRQVRYQHCYKVAKPYTYHYGNQSERGSIVVVDPHERNYGQPILQPQTTNFTSSQSPLPADTAPLMSIPSVKPSQVTQRRDVAPTTRGNKYEKQFPPLSKSPNPYSKFQGDICNKCNQTGHTSSDFRKFHAYINETQEETQVEDALEEDELTYLQEHETYDADFLGVIRPILIFEPCLTQRHNIFKSHCLIEEQLCSMIIDSGSTENYVSAKLVENLVYLYEDSALCDVINMNAASLLLGKPLQYDIRAVHNCYENTYTFVHEGFTKVLWPLKSSISVNEPADKKTTALVATVVHSLKQTHSLRSHEFIKPMVDIPDKEEHLSHLSQVFKALHDNFLYVNLKKCAFFTNRVTFLGYIVSDTGISVDDAKIKEIIDWPIPTSIRENEDTDKSFNLLKEKLCSAPVHAMPNFDKPFEIHCDASIVGINVVLSQDAHPIAYYSKKNSDTRKKFSTYELELISLVHALKNWHPYLIHNEFIVNTDNRALKFLKTSAKVNRIHDRWLSTINQYTFSIKHQSGKLNQVADALSRRAHLLVTLKHESLDFDFLKDIYSEDKDFQNLWENGLGGHFVRAKTIALVEER; from the exons ATGAATTCTTATGgttctttaccagaatataaactGAAAGCTCATATACCCAACTTTCAtggtggtttacaaatagaagaattattggattggttttatgaagtagAGTCGTTTTTCAACTTCATAGATGTACCTGATTCTTCTAAGGTTAAATTGGTTACATATAAACTAAAAGGTGGAGATGCAGCTTGGTGGGATAAACTCTGTGATGATCGACGTAAACTATCACAAACCTCACTTAC ACAAGGTGCTAGACTTGTTGAAGAGTACATAGCTGAATTGTATAGTTTAGTTGCACGTAACCAGTTGAATGAATCTAAAGAACAATGGGTAGCACGTTTTATAGAGGGTTTAAATAGGCTTATACAACAAGGGATGACTCAATCCGTATATACAATGGTTGAATCCATTCAAAAATCTATTAAGATTGAGAGACGTGTACTCCACATTTCTAGACAAGCATCTCCTCGACAGGTTCGTTATCAACATTGTTATAAAGTTGCAAAACCGTATACTTATCATTATGGTAACCAAAGTGAAAGGGGATCAATAGTCGTTGTTGATCCACACGAACGAAATTATGGTCAACCTATTCTACAACCTCAAACAACCAATTTTACTTCCAGTCAGTCACCTCTTCCTGCAGACACTGCACCTTTGATGAGTATTCCATCTGTTAAACCTTCACAGGTTACACAACGACGAGATGTTGCTCCAACTACTAGAGGTAATAAGTATGAAAAACAATTTCCTCCTTTAAGTAAATCTCCTAATCCTTATTCAAAGTTTCAAGGAGATATATGTAACAAGTGCAACCAAACTGGCCATACTTCTAGTGATTTTCGCAAGTTTCATGCTTACATTAATGAAACTCAAGAAGAAACACAAGTAGAGGATGCACTGGAAGAAGATGAACTTACTTATCTACAGGAACATGAGACTTATGATGCAGATTTTCTTGGAGTAATTCGACCAATATTAATCTTTGAACCATGTCTTACACAAAGACATAATATTTTCAAGTCTCATTGTCTCATTGAAGAGCAGCTTTGTAGCATGATCATTGACAGTGGGAGTACAGAAAATTACGTTTCTGCAAAATTAGTTGAGAACTTGGTTTACCT ATATGAAGATTCTGCTTTATGTGATGTTATTAACATGAATGCAGCAAGCTTACTGTTGGGAAAACCATTGCAGTATGACATTCGTGCTGTTCATAATTGCTATGAGAATACTTATACCTTTGTTCATGAAGGTTTTACTAAAGTTTTGTGGCCTCTAAAATCTTCTATATCAGTCAACGAACCAGCAGACAAGAAGACAACTGCATTAGTTGCTACCGTTGTTCATTCTTTAAAACAAACTCATTCTCTGAGATCACATGAATTTATTAAACCTATGGTGGATATTCCTGacaag GAAGAACATCTTTCACATTTATCTCAAGTTTTTAAGGCACTCCATGACAATTTTTTGTATGTGAACTTAAAGAAGTGCGCCTTCTTTACAAACAGagtcactttcttgggttatatTGTGTCAGATACTGGTATTTCTGTGGATGATGCTAAGATTAAAGAAATTATTGATTGGCCTATACCAACATCCATACGTGAA AATGAAGATACAGATAAAAGTTTTAATTTGCTCAAAGAAAAGTTATGTAGCGCTCCAGTTCATGCCATGCCAAATTTTGATAAACCTTTTGAGATACACTGTGATGCTTCTATTGTTGGCATAAATGTTGTATTATCTCAAGATGCTCATCCAATTGCTTACTATAGTAAAAAGAATTCAGATACAAGGAAGAAGTTTTCTACTTATGAGTTAGAATTAATTTCACTTGTTCATGCTCTTAAGAACTGGCATCCTTATCTCATTCACAACGAGTTTATAGTCAATACTGACAATCGGGCTCTTAAATTTTTGAAAACTTCAGCAAAAGTCAATCGAATACATGATAGATGGTTATCTACCATTAACCAATATACATTTTCTATTAAACATCAGAGTGGGAAACTTAATCAGGTAGCTGATGCTTTGAGTAGAAGAGCTCATCTTCTTGTCACTCTCAAACATGAGAGtttagattttgattttttaaaagaCATTTATAGTGAAGACAAAGATTTTCAGAATCTCTGGGAAAA tggtcttggaGGACATTTTGTGCGTGCTAAAACCATTGCTTTAGTTGAAGAACGTTAA
- the LOC113319336 gene encoding uncharacterized protein LOC113319336 isoform X2, which yields METHQTAGGDEQQICRRHNGKHWRCKKPSGDNKLQYCDKHYKHFTDFSTKNPDERFCCHTGGSSGTSISRCKNFRMSHGAADHSIPKTKFCEKHYNYYKNRQKKKRSRDGEDRGAGTGPIETRDSNFSKLRKKVMEEHDPSLGIQPDASDDTSDTIIEGGTANIKRKRENVESYGKLESLTGIRENVVELEGLEHYKIKYSELSVELEKKKVECNTLQGKLVEVEEIRKTAAKDESGRTPADATECWRKLFSNLAESVESRILDLENIVLRMDNRISIMEGSVESRISKLESLVLRSGKGSSIMRCVELRDSAKIESEACGSQNNVTQSGGKQRDENNRSRTNAETSSVGRKDSHVHECKEKVLNVFGVGSLRLSSGNENVEEGKGFGCSEKRPSQHGSSSQDHLEMSVNPFLNLVSDDDSVEVLSETEDSDSSTDSEGSLGALMDMLAMKYKNRNKDKEIKWEFEADMLSSFEEDPELCMKAVCALYRQQICEDEISDKGLFHNSDALRNWVAPEKLVADFS from the exons ATGGAGACTCATCAGACAGCTGGTGGTGATGAACAGCAGATTTGCAGAAGACACAATGGGAAACATTGGAGATGCAAGAAGCCTAGTGGTGATAATAAGCTACAATACTGTGATAAACATTACAAACATTTTACAGATTTTTCTACTAAGAATCCAGATGAACGGTTTTGTTGTCACACAGGTGGTAGTAGTGGTACCAGTATATCCAGATGCAAGAATTTTAGGATGAGTCATGGTGCTGCTGATCATAGTATTCCTAAGACCAAATTTTGTGAAAAACATTACAATTATTATAAGAATCgtcagaagaagaagagaagtagaGATGGTGAAGACCGAGGAGCAGGTACAGGACCTATAGAAACTAGGGATTCCAATTTCTCAAAACTGAGGAAGAAGGTAATGGAGGAACATGATCCCTCCCTTGGAATTCAACCAGATGCTAGTGATGATACCT CTGATACAATTATAGAAGGTGGCACTGCCAATATCAAGAGGAAGAGGGAAAATGTGGAAAGCTATGGAAAACTAGAATCATTGACAGGAATTAGGGAAAATGTGGTTGAATTGGAGGGTCTGGAGCATTATAAGATTAAGTATTCTGAATTGTCTGTGGAgcttgagaagaagaaagtggAGTGCAACACACTCCAGGGTAAATTAGTGGAGGTAGAAGAAATTAGAAAGACTGCTGCTAAAGATGAGAGTGGACGGACACCCGCGGATGCAACTGAATGTTGGAGGAAACTGTTTTCGAATTTGGCGGAAAGTGTAGAGTCTCGCATTTTGGATCTGGAGAACATAGTCCTGAGGATGGATAATAGAATTTCAATAATGGAGGGGTCTGTAGAGTCTCGCATTTCGAAGTTGGAAAGCCTAGTCCTGAGAAGTGGAAAGGGAAGTTCAATAATGAGATGTGTAGAATTGCGCGATTCTGCAAAGATAGAGTCCGAAGCGTGTGGTTCGCAGAATAACGTTACTCAAAGTGGTGGAAAGCAAAGAGATGAAAACAACAGGAGTAGAACTAATGCCGAAACCAGCAGTGTAGGGAGGAAGGATTCTCATGTGCATGAGTGTAAAGAGAAGGTGCTGAATGTGTTTGGTGTTGGTAGCCTACGTTTATCCAGTGGGAATGAAAACGTTGAAGAAGGGAAGGGTTTCGGCTGTTCTGAGAAGAGACCATCTCAACATGGATCATCATCTCAAGATCATCTAGAAATGAGTGTGAATCCTTTTTTGAACTTGGTCTCAGATGATGACAGTGTTGAAGTTCTTAGCGAAACTGAAGATTCTGATAGTTCTACTGATTCAGAAGGTTCTCTTGGGGCTCTTATGGACATGCTGGCGATGAAATATAAGAATAGAAACAAGGACAAAGAAATAAAATGGGAGTTTGAGGCTGATATGCTTTCGTCATTTGAAGAGGATCCTGAGCTGTGTATGAAAGCTGTTTGTGCTCTCTATCGACAGCAGATATGTGAAGACGAAATATCAGACAAGGGCTTGTTCCATAACAGCGATGCACTCAG GAATTGGGTGGCACCAGAAAAATTAGTGGCCGATTTCTCGTAA
- the LOC113319336 gene encoding uncharacterized protein LOC113319336 isoform X1 has product METHQTAGGDEQQICRRHNGKHWRCKKPSGDNKLQYCDKHYKHFTDFSTKNPDERFCCHTGGSSGTSISRCKNFRMSHGAADHSIPKTKFCEKHYNYYKNRQKKKRSRDGEDRGAGTGPIETRDSNFSKLRKKVMEEHDPSLGIQPDASDDTSDTIIEGGTANIKRKRENVESYGKLESLTGIRENVVELEGLEHYKIKYSELSVELEKKKVECNTLQGKLVEVEEIRKTAAKDESGRTPADATECWRKLFSNLAESVESRILDLENIVLRMDNRISIMEGSVESRISKLESLVLRSGKGSSIMRCVELRDSAKIESEACGSQNNVTQSGGKQRDENNRSRTNAETSSVGRKDSHVHECKEKVLNVFGVGSLRLSSGNENVEEGKGFGCSEKRPSQHGSSSQDHLEMSVNPFLNLVSDDDSVEVLSETEDSDSSTDSEGSLGALMDMLAMKYKNRNKDKEIKWEFEADMLSSFEEDPELCMKAVCALYRQQICEDEISDKGLFHNSDALRCSALAKFLMDEDCEGDLNKSMNELEKFDSKGVEDCKRLARRYSTQLFSIYQNGKDPYFLPATTAIHGDETAM; this is encoded by the exons ATGGAGACTCATCAGACAGCTGGTGGTGATGAACAGCAGATTTGCAGAAGACACAATGGGAAACATTGGAGATGCAAGAAGCCTAGTGGTGATAATAAGCTACAATACTGTGATAAACATTACAAACATTTTACAGATTTTTCTACTAAGAATCCAGATGAACGGTTTTGTTGTCACACAGGTGGTAGTAGTGGTACCAGTATATCCAGATGCAAGAATTTTAGGATGAGTCATGGTGCTGCTGATCATAGTATTCCTAAGACCAAATTTTGTGAAAAACATTACAATTATTATAAGAATCgtcagaagaagaagagaagtagaGATGGTGAAGACCGAGGAGCAGGTACAGGACCTATAGAAACTAGGGATTCCAATTTCTCAAAACTGAGGAAGAAGGTAATGGAGGAACATGATCCCTCCCTTGGAATTCAACCAGATGCTAGTGATGATACCT CTGATACAATTATAGAAGGTGGCACTGCCAATATCAAGAGGAAGAGGGAAAATGTGGAAAGCTATGGAAAACTAGAATCATTGACAGGAATTAGGGAAAATGTGGTTGAATTGGAGGGTCTGGAGCATTATAAGATTAAGTATTCTGAATTGTCTGTGGAgcttgagaagaagaaagtggAGTGCAACACACTCCAGGGTAAATTAGTGGAGGTAGAAGAAATTAGAAAGACTGCTGCTAAAGATGAGAGTGGACGGACACCCGCGGATGCAACTGAATGTTGGAGGAAACTGTTTTCGAATTTGGCGGAAAGTGTAGAGTCTCGCATTTTGGATCTGGAGAACATAGTCCTGAGGATGGATAATAGAATTTCAATAATGGAGGGGTCTGTAGAGTCTCGCATTTCGAAGTTGGAAAGCCTAGTCCTGAGAAGTGGAAAGGGAAGTTCAATAATGAGATGTGTAGAATTGCGCGATTCTGCAAAGATAGAGTCCGAAGCGTGTGGTTCGCAGAATAACGTTACTCAAAGTGGTGGAAAGCAAAGAGATGAAAACAACAGGAGTAGAACTAATGCCGAAACCAGCAGTGTAGGGAGGAAGGATTCTCATGTGCATGAGTGTAAAGAGAAGGTGCTGAATGTGTTTGGTGTTGGTAGCCTACGTTTATCCAGTGGGAATGAAAACGTTGAAGAAGGGAAGGGTTTCGGCTGTTCTGAGAAGAGACCATCTCAACATGGATCATCATCTCAAGATCATCTAGAAATGAGTGTGAATCCTTTTTTGAACTTGGTCTCAGATGATGACAGTGTTGAAGTTCTTAGCGAAACTGAAGATTCTGATAGTTCTACTGATTCAGAAGGTTCTCTTGGGGCTCTTATGGACATGCTGGCGATGAAATATAAGAATAGAAACAAGGACAAAGAAATAAAATGGGAGTTTGAGGCTGATATGCTTTCGTCATTTGAAGAGGATCCTGAGCTGTGTATGAAAGCTGTTTGTGCTCTCTATCGACAGCAGATATGTGAAGACGAAATATCAGACAAGGGCTTGTTCCATAACAGCGATGCACTCAG GTGTAGTGCTTTGGCCAAGTTTCTAATGGATGAGGACTGCGAAGGTGACCTTAACAAGTCTATGAACGAGTTGGAGAAATTCGATTCTAAAGGGGTTGAAGACTGCAAGAGGCTGGCTAGAAGATACTCGACGCAGTTATTCAGCATTTATCAAAACGGAAAAGATCCTTATTTCCTTCCAGCTACAACTGCCATTCATGGAGATGAAACCGCTATGTGA